A stretch of Catenulispora sp. EB89 DNA encodes these proteins:
- a CDS encoding glycosyltransferase family 4 protein, with the protein MTEQSSPEQTAPARSTPGRRRRVVQVTPNYPPLLGGVERVVQILATRLADRNDVSVVTTDHQAGGVPRRTVEKGGVRVRRHRSLTVAHTSLAPGMFGSLLRVPRGTVIHLHCSTAVVPEQVWLSARIRGQKYLLHFHMEVDASGPLGRLLPFYKTHLFGRVVRGAAGVIVLTESQRDFLAERYGADPAKVHVVPNGVAEEFFLPPRAAATEPMTGSEPDPLRLLFVGRLDVQKNVARLLDAMAQVGEPVRLRLVGDGDLRQDLLAQTARLGLADRVEFVGRKHGEDLIKEYADADLFVLPSDREGMALVVLEAMAAGLPVLATAVPGNVETVEGAGILAEPTPRALAAAIDALARDRSALAAPAAAGAARVADRHWDQVVAAVEDVYEQVGF; encoded by the coding sequence ATGACCGAGCAGAGCTCCCCCGAGCAGACAGCCCCCGCCCGCTCCACGCCGGGCAGGCGCCGACGCGTCGTTCAGGTCACCCCGAACTACCCGCCGCTGCTCGGCGGGGTGGAGCGGGTGGTGCAGATCCTGGCCACGCGACTCGCGGACCGGAACGACGTCAGCGTGGTCACCACCGACCACCAGGCGGGCGGCGTGCCGCGGCGCACGGTCGAGAAGGGTGGCGTCAGGGTCCGGCGGCACCGGTCGCTGACCGTCGCGCACACTTCGCTGGCCCCCGGCATGTTCGGCTCGCTCCTGCGCGTCCCGCGCGGCACGGTGATCCATCTGCACTGCTCGACCGCGGTCGTGCCCGAGCAGGTCTGGCTCAGCGCCCGAATACGGGGCCAGAAGTACCTCCTGCACTTCCACATGGAGGTCGACGCCTCCGGACCGCTGGGCCGGCTGCTGCCGTTCTACAAGACGCACCTTTTCGGGCGGGTCGTCCGGGGCGCGGCCGGCGTCATCGTGCTCACCGAATCACAGCGCGACTTCCTGGCCGAGCGCTACGGCGCGGATCCGGCGAAGGTCCACGTGGTCCCCAACGGTGTCGCCGAGGAGTTCTTCCTCCCGCCCCGCGCTGCCGCCACGGAGCCGATGACCGGCTCTGAACCCGACCCGCTGCGTCTGCTGTTCGTCGGCCGCCTGGACGTCCAGAAGAACGTCGCCCGGCTGCTCGACGCGATGGCGCAGGTCGGCGAACCCGTGCGGCTGCGCCTCGTCGGCGACGGCGACCTGCGTCAGGACCTGCTGGCGCAGACGGCTCGGCTCGGCTTGGCGGACCGGGTGGAGTTCGTCGGCCGCAAGCACGGCGAGGACCTGATCAAGGAGTACGCCGACGCCGACCTGTTCGTCCTCCCGTCGGACCGGGAGGGCATGGCGCTGGTGGTGCTGGAGGCGATGGCCGCCGGGCTGCCGGTGCTGGCCACCGCGGTGCCCGGCAACGTGGAGACGGTCGAGGGCGCGGGCATCCTGGCCGAACCGACCCCGCGGGCGCTGGCCGCCGCGATCGACGCGCTCGCCCGGGACCGCTCGGCGCTGGCCGCCCCGGCGGCGGCGGGCGCGGCACGTGTCGCCGACCGGCACTGGGACCAGGTCGTGGCAGCGGTCGAGGACGTCTACGAGCAGGTGGGATTCTGA
- a CDS encoding glycosyltransferase family 2 protein, translated as MRSLSVVIPAYNEAENIEDVIASIPVSQLADLGWSTEIVVVDNNCSDGTGDLARACGAEVVFQPEKGYGNAYKAGFAAARGEVIASGDADRTYPFDHLPELLAELESSGADFLTTDRLHSANRGAMKHSHFWANHVLSFVSRLIFRHGIRDSQSGMWIFHRHVWAGVDVRSPGMAFSQEIKNAAVLAGYKVTETHIEYRVRGGDVKLNSVRDGLRNLVHLIGHRIRHDGPASDGSYQDQDVPARARAKSAVRLPAMRSATVSDGEGATPGCQTTGSGTAA; from the coding sequence ATGCGATCGCTGTCGGTTGTGATACCGGCTTACAACGAAGCCGAGAACATCGAAGATGTAATAGCTTCGATACCGGTTTCGCAGTTGGCTGACCTCGGCTGGTCCACGGAGATCGTAGTGGTCGACAACAACTGCAGCGACGGGACCGGGGACCTGGCGCGGGCCTGCGGCGCCGAGGTCGTGTTCCAGCCGGAGAAGGGCTACGGCAACGCCTACAAGGCCGGCTTCGCCGCCGCCAGGGGCGAGGTGATCGCCTCCGGCGACGCCGACCGGACCTACCCGTTCGACCACCTGCCGGAGCTGCTCGCCGAACTGGAGAGCTCCGGCGCGGACTTCCTGACCACCGACCGCCTGCACTCGGCCAACCGGGGTGCCATGAAGCACTCCCACTTCTGGGCCAACCACGTCCTGAGCTTCGTCTCCCGGCTCATCTTCCGGCACGGCATCCGCGACTCGCAGTCCGGCATGTGGATCTTCCACCGGCACGTCTGGGCCGGCGTCGACGTCCGCTCCCCGGGCATGGCCTTCTCCCAGGAGATCAAGAACGCGGCGGTCCTCGCGGGCTATAAGGTGACCGAAACGCACATCGAGTACCGGGTCCGCGGCGGCGACGTGAAGCTCAACTCGGTCCGCGACGGCCTGCGCAACCTGGTCCACCTGATCGGCCACCGGATCCGCCACGACGGCCCGGCCTCCGATGGGTCCTACCAGGACCAGGACGTCCCCGCCCGAGCCCGGGCCAAGAGCGCCGTCCGGCTCCCGGCGATGCGTTCGGCGACCGTGTCAGATGGAGAAGGGGCAACACCGGGATGCCAGACGACGGGCAGCGGCACAGCCGCCTGA
- a CDS encoding polysaccharide deacetylase family protein — protein MTAALSHDPVAAGRRMPHLPLIMMYHSVGVRPHDPNNLAVTPERFEEQMAALKHRGLRGVSVAELQAARAAGSARGLIGLTFDDGYTDVVENALPILQRFGFSGTFYVLAGRIGGANEWDEGTPWPLVDETGIRRWADAGFEVGSHGSMHVALADAGPDVLRTEVAESREKLSAIVGKPVGGYCYAYGSMDAAARSAVAAAGYEHATAVISRESLGPLALPRIWIGQVHTSKHILKMLYTYRLHRRISGRHAL, from the coding sequence ATGACCGCAGCGCTCTCCCACGACCCGGTGGCGGCAGGTCGGCGCATGCCGCACCTGCCGTTGATCATGATGTACCACTCGGTGGGCGTCCGCCCGCACGACCCGAACAACCTGGCCGTGACGCCGGAGCGGTTCGAGGAGCAGATGGCGGCGCTGAAGCACCGCGGGCTGCGCGGCGTGTCCGTCGCCGAACTGCAGGCCGCCCGGGCGGCCGGGTCGGCGCGCGGCCTGATCGGCCTCACCTTCGACGACGGCTACACCGACGTCGTGGAGAACGCGCTGCCCATCCTGCAGCGCTTCGGCTTCTCCGGGACGTTCTACGTCCTGGCCGGCCGGATCGGCGGGGCGAACGAGTGGGACGAGGGCACCCCGTGGCCGCTGGTCGACGAGACGGGGATCCGGCGTTGGGCTGACGCCGGGTTCGAAGTCGGGTCGCACGGCTCGATGCACGTGGCGCTGGCCGACGCGGGTCCGGACGTGCTGCGCACGGAGGTCGCGGAGAGCCGCGAGAAGCTGTCCGCCATCGTCGGGAAGCCGGTCGGCGGCTACTGCTACGCCTACGGCTCGATGGACGCCGCGGCCCGCTCGGCGGTCGCCGCGGCGGGGTACGAGCACGCGACCGCCGTGATCTCCAGGGAGTCGCTGGGACCGCTCGCGCTGCCCCGGATCTGGATCGGCCAAGTGCACACGTCCAAACATATTCTTAAAATGCTCTACACCTACCGCCTTCATCGCCGTATTTCCGGGCGGCATGCCCTATGA
- a CDS encoding UTP--glucose-1-phosphate uridylyltransferase, translated as MAVTIRRAVIPAAGIGSRMLPLTKAIPKEMLPVGDRPVIEHTVRELVASGITDITIVVSGGKSLIQDHFRPNPALVEQLQAAGKDAYAQAVEDVAELAREGHITYQDQHGPYGNGTPVLNAARGLGDDEPMLVLWPDDVFVAEVPRAQQLIAAYEATGCPMLALMPMDRSQSERYGVPIVHEDLGNGLLRISGLLEKPKPADAPSDFAAIGGYVVTPGIVEELYEATAQWEKRRTGEVYLTDAINAYAATRAVYGQVIAGRWYDTGNPADYLVAQFAHALADPKYGPILRSLAAGEDPSA; from the coding sequence GTGGCTGTGACGATCCGCAGGGCGGTGATCCCGGCGGCCGGGATCGGTTCCCGGATGCTGCCGTTGACCAAGGCGATCCCGAAGGAGATGCTGCCGGTCGGCGACCGGCCGGTGATTGAGCACACGGTGCGCGAGCTGGTGGCGTCCGGGATCACCGACATCACCATCGTGGTCTCCGGCGGCAAATCGCTGATCCAGGACCATTTCCGCCCGAACCCGGCGCTGGTCGAACAGCTCCAGGCCGCGGGCAAGGACGCCTACGCCCAGGCCGTCGAGGACGTCGCCGAGCTGGCCCGCGAGGGCCACATCACCTATCAGGACCAGCACGGCCCCTACGGCAACGGCACCCCGGTGCTGAACGCCGCGCGCGGTCTGGGCGACGACGAGCCGATGCTCGTGCTGTGGCCCGACGACGTGTTCGTGGCCGAGGTCCCGCGTGCGCAGCAGCTCATCGCCGCCTACGAGGCGACCGGCTGCCCGATGCTGGCGCTGATGCCGATGGACCGGTCGCAGTCCGAGCGCTACGGCGTCCCGATCGTCCACGAGGACCTGGGCAACGGCTTGCTGCGGATCTCGGGCCTGCTGGAGAAGCCCAAGCCGGCGGACGCGCCAAGCGACTTCGCCGCGATCGGCGGCTATGTCGTCACCCCCGGGATCGTGGAGGAGCTGTACGAGGCCACCGCGCAGTGGGAGAAGCGGCGCACCGGCGAGGTGTACCTCACCGACGCGATCAACGCCTACGCCGCGACCCGCGCCGTGTACGGGCAGGTCATCGCAGGGCGCTGGTACGACACCGGGAATCCGGCGGACTATCTGGTGGCGCAGTTCGCGCACGCGCTGGCCGATCCGAAGTACGGGCCGATCCTACGGTCGCTGGCCGCCGGCGAGGATCCGTCAGCCTGA